A single genomic interval of Cryptosporangium phraense harbors:
- a CDS encoding GNAT family N-acetyltransferase — translation MVTSFRVVSTARLALTVPGESDVPDLYELYADPQVWAADPLARHGSVEQTLGMVVRWRSGWAHDGLGMWVARTPGGELVGIGGCFVRYDVAWNLGYRLRPAFWGRGLAQEIVREAVAAAAELRPDLPMTAYLLEGNLRSQRATERAGLRPVWRGPDAGNPDPRAIRLLYADRDLTASEIAVLTDD, via the coding sequence ATGGTGACAAGCTTCCGGGTGGTCTCGACCGCGCGGCTGGCGCTGACCGTGCCCGGCGAGTCCGACGTCCCGGACCTGTACGAGCTGTACGCCGATCCGCAGGTGTGGGCGGCCGATCCGCTGGCCCGGCACGGGTCCGTGGAGCAGACGCTCGGGATGGTGGTCCGGTGGCGGTCGGGGTGGGCGCACGACGGGTTGGGGATGTGGGTCGCGCGCACGCCCGGTGGTGAGCTCGTCGGCATCGGTGGGTGTTTCGTCCGGTACGACGTCGCCTGGAACCTGGGGTATCGGCTGCGGCCGGCCTTCTGGGGGCGGGGGCTGGCGCAGGAGATCGTCCGCGAGGCGGTTGCGGCCGCGGCCGAGCTGCGGCCGGACCTGCCGATGACCGCGTACCTGCTGGAGGGGAATCTGCGCTCCCAGCGCGCGACCGAGCGCGCCGGGCTGCGCCCGGTCTGGCGCGGCCCGGATGCCGGAAATCCCGACCCGCGCGCGATTCGGTTGCTGTACGCAGACCGGGATCTGACCGCGTCCGAGATCGCCGTCCTGACGGACGACTAG
- a CDS encoding cysteine hydrolase family protein codes for MNRTALLVMDYQVGLLHRVADPGGLLARVNSAVAETRRHGGHVGWVRVAFTDDDFDAIPPTSVMARNGRRPEFHVDAPTTRIDPTLDQQPHDIAVRKTRVGAFTTTDLDHQLRARGVTRLVLAGISTSGVVLSTVREAMDRDYEIVVLSDACADPDPDTHAFLTEKLFPRSATVTDSLPPSRPA; via the coding sequence ATGAACCGCACCGCGCTGCTCGTCATGGACTACCAGGTCGGCCTGCTGCACCGCGTCGCCGATCCTGGCGGGCTCCTGGCCCGCGTCAACTCCGCTGTCGCGGAGACCCGTCGCCACGGCGGCCACGTCGGTTGGGTCCGCGTCGCGTTCACCGACGACGATTTCGACGCGATCCCGCCGACCAGCGTCATGGCCCGCAACGGGCGCCGCCCCGAGTTCCACGTCGACGCCCCGACGACCCGGATCGACCCCACCCTCGATCAGCAGCCCCACGACATCGCCGTCCGCAAGACCCGCGTCGGCGCCTTCACCACGACCGACCTCGATCACCAGCTCCGGGCCCGCGGCGTCACGAGGCTGGTGCTCGCCGGCATCAGCACCAGCGGTGTCGTGCTCAGCACCGTCCGCGAGGCGATGGACCGCGACTACGAGATCGTCGTCCTCAGCGACGCCTGCGCCGACCCCGACCCGGACACCCACGCGTTCCTCACCGAGAAACTCTTCCCGAGGTCCGCGACCGTGACCGATTCCCTCCCGCCGTCCCGACCGGCCTAG
- a CDS encoding CATRA conflict system CASPASE/TPR repeat-associated protein has translation MQNRFLPEQELVAHLYAPLDGPHADTAYQQISAIWKRCRSELNMTLSIPGTDLPTDLPEKFTREGSALAGLQDRVADYQAIVRHEHEVLNLSLVFATPVADHDRKPRIGAAAPLGWREYARWWRQLTANGLDALLGSVVIFQAKRPEESTDYVSWGADAGAVLPPGPTDEPGWRQRPTNAGEFALWEVAPADDDGGDRRLVVLAEPGRDRQLSDFTWSSGDVRLPPLARYLMHAAKLRFHSRVRGDGSALTDLRRRVETRVGRLTDGLSRPDADLRDEAADLVRDEAILRATQAELRNMRRSVEIAEDNMRNAIDDLLPSDARLVRWLKPQLGDDIEFVNIAREQAEGLRGLIRDAGLLDRRAEPPADYSVLTPPEPTTHQLSDRVEQRMGFGIDVVGYSTRPTPRQVEIQRRIATLVEQVVSDLGVPLGATDRQDAGDGMMVVLPAGIEVPTALPRLLLGWRSRLAADNDQHEDRLRMRLAVSMGGFSRAAIGYAGGTIIEIGRLLDSDELRSALAEDESLELAALLSDPLYQQVVGERFDGLQPEEFEHAEIQKKQYRRAAWLWRG, from the coding sequence ATGCAGAACCGCTTTCTTCCTGAGCAGGAGCTCGTCGCCCACCTCTACGCCCCGCTCGACGGCCCCCACGCCGACACGGCCTACCAGCAGATCAGCGCGATCTGGAAGCGGTGCCGATCCGAGCTGAACATGACGCTCTCCATCCCCGGCACCGACCTGCCGACCGACTTACCGGAGAAGTTCACCCGCGAAGGCAGCGCCCTCGCCGGTCTGCAGGACCGCGTCGCCGACTACCAGGCGATCGTCCGGCACGAGCACGAGGTGCTCAACCTGTCCCTGGTCTTCGCCACGCCGGTCGCCGACCACGACCGCAAACCCCGGATCGGGGCGGCCGCGCCGCTGGGCTGGCGTGAATACGCCCGCTGGTGGCGGCAACTGACCGCGAACGGCCTCGACGCACTGCTCGGCTCGGTCGTGATTTTCCAGGCCAAGCGTCCGGAGGAGAGCACCGACTACGTCAGCTGGGGCGCCGACGCCGGCGCGGTGCTGCCGCCCGGCCCGACCGACGAACCCGGCTGGCGTCAACGCCCCACCAACGCCGGCGAGTTCGCGCTCTGGGAGGTCGCTCCGGCCGACGACGACGGCGGCGACCGCCGGCTCGTCGTGCTCGCCGAGCCCGGCCGGGACCGCCAGCTGTCCGACTTCACCTGGAGCTCCGGTGACGTCCGGCTCCCGCCGCTGGCCCGCTACCTGATGCACGCGGCGAAGCTCCGGTTCCACTCCCGCGTCCGCGGTGACGGCAGCGCCCTGACCGACCTGCGCCGCCGCGTCGAAACGCGCGTCGGCCGCTTGACCGACGGCCTCAGCCGTCCCGACGCGGATCTCCGCGACGAGGCCGCGGACCTCGTCCGCGACGAGGCGATCCTCCGTGCGACGCAGGCCGAGCTCCGGAACATGCGCCGCTCGGTCGAGATCGCCGAGGACAACATGCGCAACGCGATCGACGACCTGCTGCCCTCGGACGCCCGGCTCGTCCGCTGGCTGAAACCGCAACTGGGCGACGACATCGAGTTCGTCAACATCGCCCGCGAGCAGGCGGAGGGCCTGCGCGGGCTGATCCGGGACGCGGGCCTGCTCGACCGCCGCGCCGAGCCACCCGCCGACTATTCGGTACTGACCCCGCCCGAGCCGACGACCCACCAATTGTCGGACCGCGTCGAGCAGCGCATGGGCTTCGGCATCGACGTCGTCGGCTACAGCACCCGGCCGACGCCCCGTCAGGTCGAGATCCAGCGGCGCATCGCCACGCTGGTGGAGCAGGTCGTCAGCGACCTCGGCGTCCCGCTCGGCGCCACCGACCGGCAGGACGCCGGCGACGGCATGATGGTCGTCCTGCCGGCCGGAATCGAGGTCCCGACGGCTCTACCCCGCTTACTGCTCGGCTGGCGGTCCCGCCTGGCCGCCGACAACGACCAGCACGAGGACCGGCTGCGGATGCGGCTCGCGGTGTCGATGGGTGGCTTCTCCCGGGCGGCGATCGGCTACGCCGGAGGAACGATCATCGAGATCGGACGTCTCCTCGACAGCGACGAGCTGCGCAGTGCGCTGGCCGAGGACGAGAGCCTGGAGCTGGCCGCGCTGCTCTCCGACCCGCTGTATCAGCAGGTCGTGGGCGAGCGCTTCGACGGTCTTCAGCCGGAGGAATTCGAGCACGCCGAGATCCAGAAGAAGCAGTACCGCCGTGCGGCCTGGCTCTGGCGCGGCTGA
- a CDS encoding DUF6343 family protein — MPLDAQPPGRRGTVGHPYSPLTLRLVLAGFGLVASVIGAAVLFGIGQAVPAWVLVALAVVALIDLAVIQTRRRARRT; from the coding sequence ATGCCTCTTGATGCGCAGCCTCCGGGCCGGCGGGGCACCGTCGGTCATCCGTATAGTCCGCTGACTTTGCGCCTCGTTCTGGCCGGGTTCGGCCTCGTAGCGTCGGTGATTGGTGCTGCGGTGTTGTTCGGCATCGGCCAGGCGGTGCCGGCGTGGGTGTTGGTGGCGCTGGCCGTCGTAGCGCTGATCGACCTGGCCGTGATCCAGACCCGCCGCCGAGCCCGCCGCACCTAG
- a CDS encoding CATRA system-associated protein, giving the protein MTYQVRRIEPNDFRELKRLRLEALKNSPLAFVEQYDDAVVLPDSAWRDRASTQIGFAAVAGGRFVGMAGVFREAEVIHHVSAMLVGVYVTPAFRGGAYGTAQAVTAAAVTFAFEHLHADVVRLFVLDLNERAKAFYRRAGFTETGHTIRYPPDPAYLEREMALTERMPPEQPSSHLEPQSDSLATVRSMEQVDEETIDDALDVLEYLSEWRLAPQRWESVQAILDRMDIALRTADGPALRRAVAELELSGPVRANRIGTAEIITAPSRIVDRQNTLVHVLTVNKGRKNGDAEPLSS; this is encoded by the coding sequence ATGACCTACCAGGTGCGCCGGATCGAGCCGAACGACTTCCGGGAGCTCAAGCGTCTGCGGCTCGAGGCGCTGAAGAACTCCCCGCTGGCGTTCGTCGAACAGTACGACGACGCGGTCGTGCTGCCGGACAGCGCCTGGCGCGACCGCGCGTCCACGCAGATCGGGTTCGCCGCCGTCGCCGGCGGCCGGTTCGTCGGCATGGCCGGTGTCTTCCGCGAGGCGGAGGTCATCCACCACGTGTCCGCGATGCTCGTCGGCGTCTACGTGACGCCGGCGTTCCGCGGAGGTGCCTACGGCACCGCGCAGGCGGTGACGGCCGCGGCCGTCACCTTCGCGTTCGAACACCTGCATGCGGACGTCGTCCGGCTGTTCGTTCTCGACCTCAACGAACGGGCCAAGGCGTTCTACCGGCGAGCCGGCTTCACCGAGACCGGCCACACGATCCGCTATCCCCCGGACCCGGCCTACCTCGAACGGGAGATGGCGCTCACCGAGCGCATGCCCCCCGAACAGCCGTCGTCTCATCTAGAGCCTCAGAGCGACTCTCTGGCTACAGTGCGCTCCATGGAGCAAGTGGACGAAGAAACGATCGACGACGCGCTCGACGTTCTCGAATACCTGAGCGAGTGGCGGCTCGCACCCCAGCGCTGGGAGAGCGTCCAGGCCATCCTGGACCGCATGGACATCGCGCTCCGGACCGCCGACGGGCCGGCCCTCCGGCGCGCGGTCGCCGAGCTCGAGCTCAGCGGGCCGGTCCGCGCCAACCGGATCGGCACCGCCGAGATCATCACCGCGCCCTCGCGAATCGTGGACCGGCAGAACACCCTGGTTCACGTCCTGACCGTCAACAAAGGACGGAAAAACGGCGATGCAGAACCGCTTTCTTCCTGA